TTGGGGGACGGGAACGCGTCGCGCGCTCATGGGGCGACGAGCAACTCGGCGATCAATCCGCTCGCGGCGCGTCCGGCGCATTTTCCGGCGAAAGCCCAGAATATCATTTGGCTCTTCATGAACGGCGGGCCAAGCCAGGTCGATACCTGGCAATACAAGCCGGAACTTGAAAAGCACGACGGCCAAGAACTGCCCGGCTTCGACAAGAACACCGGTTTTTTCGTCGAGCAAGTCGGCCCGCTGATGAAGTCGCCCTTCAAGTTCGATCGCCACGGCCAGTCGGGCACCTGGGTCTCGGAGATTTTTCCGAACATGGCCCAGCACGTGGACGACATGGCCTTCTTGCACGGCTGCTTCACCGAAACCAACAACCACTCACCAGCGCTGTTCCAGGTCAACACCGGCTTCAGTCGCATGGGCTTTCCCAGCGTCGGCGCTTGGGTGACCTATGGTTTGGGATCGGCCAGCCAGAACCTGCCAGCCTTCGTCGTGATGTACGACACGCTCGGGCGCGGGCTACCCAAGGGCTACGCACAAAACTGGGGCGCCGGGTTCCTGCCCGGTATCTTTCAGGGGACGGCGTTAAACGCCCAAGGCGCGCCGATCGACAATCTGGCCCGGCCATCGGGCATCAGCGATGCCGAGCAACAAAACCAACTGGCCCTGTTGAACCGCTTGAATCGCCGCCAGTTGGAGCAGCATCCTGGCGAAGCAGAATTCGCTGCCCGCATCGAAAGTTTCGAGCTGGCGTATCGCATGCAAATGGCAGCGCCCGAAGCTCTCAACGTCGATGGCGAGCCCGAGTCGATCAAGAAACTGTACGGGCTGGAGAATCCGAAGTGTACGCACTTCAGCCGGCAATGCTTGATCGCGCGGCGGATGATCGAGCGCGGCGTCCGCTTCGTGCAGATTTACTCAGGCGGCACCGAGAACGAAAAGAGTTGGGACGGCCATACCAATATCGCCGACAATCACCGCCAGTTCGCCGGCGAGACCGACGTGCCGATCGCGGGCCTGCTTTCCGACCTGAAGCAGCGCGGCTTGCTAGACTCGACGCTGATCGTCTGGAACGGCGAATTCGGCCGCTTGCCGATTGTGCAAAAGGGAGGCACCGGCCGCGACCATAATCCACACGCCTTTACTACCTGGATGACCGGCGGCGGCGTCAAAGGGGGCGTTCATCACGGCGACACCGACGACTTCGGACACAAGGCTGTCTCCGGGCGGGTCAGCATCAACGACCTGCACGCCACGATGTTGCATTTAATGGGGATCGATCACACGCGGTTGACGTATCATTTCAACGGGCGCGATTTCCGGCTGACAGACGTGGCCGGCGAAGTCGTCCGCGAGATCCTGGCATAATCATGCGCCGCGCGCCACATCCCAACTGCGCTTCGCAACAACGTTCGCTGCCGGACGACGGAGGCGGTCCTCCGGAATGCCTGCGCCGCGCGTTTCTTTGGAATCTGGGCGGCGGATTGGGCGGGATTGCGCTCGCCCACTTGTTGGGTCGCGAGGGGCTGCTGGCGGCCGAACCCAGCTCGCCTATGGATCCCGTCCCACGGCAACTCGCTCTCCACGGCGGACTGCATCATCCGGCCCGCGCCAAACGCATGGTGCAGCTGTTCATGTCGGGCGCGGCGAGCCAGTGCGACACGTTCGATTACAAGCCCGAGTTGATCCGCCGTAACGGGCAGCCGTTTGACCCAGGCGAAAAAGTCGAGCTGTTCCAAAGCGATCCGGGCCAGTGCATGCAAAGCCCTTGGGCCTGGCGGCGGTATGGCCAATGCGGCAAGTGGATCAGCGACCTGGTGCCGCACCTGGGTGGATGCGTCGACGAGATGGCGTTCATTCATTCGATGGTCTCGAAATCGAATGTGCATGGACCGGCCACCTTCATGCAAAATTCGGGCTTCGTGCTGCCGGGCTTTCCTGCGATGGGCGCATGGATGAGCTACGGATTGGGCAGCATGAGCGCCGATCTTCCGACATTCGTGGTGCTGCCCGACTCACGAGGTTTCGCGCCCAACGGCCCGGGAAATTGGACGGCCGGGTTCCTACCCGCGGCGCATCAGGGAACCATGATCCGGCCCGGGGCGGTTAATCCGATTGCCGATTTATTTCCGCCAGCCACGGCAAAGTTCATTCGCCCGGAAAGTGAAGCGGCCGGGCTGGAACTACTGGCCCGGCTCAATCGAGCCCACGAAGCCAGCCGGCAGGGCGACTCGCAACTCGACGCGCGCATTCGCTCTTACGAGTTGGCCGCGCGCTTGCAAACGAGCGCGCCCGAGGTCCTGAACCTGGCCGACGAGAGTGCGCGGACACTCGAACAGTATGGCTTGAACCAGCCGGTGACCGAAGACTTTGGACGCAATTGCCTGGTCGCGCGGCGGTTGCTCGAACGGGGCGTGCGATTCGTCCAGGTGTGGAGCGGCGCAGACAATGGGTTTCCGCGGCGCAATTGGGATTCGCACGAGGATATCGCCCGCGACCATGCCACGATGGCGGCCAGCATGGACCAACCGGCCGCGGCCTTGATCATGGATCTCAAAGAGCGCGGCCTGCTGGAAGACACGATCGTGATGTGGACGACCGAGTTCGGCCGCATGCCGTGCGGCCAAGGGACCAAGGGGCGCGATCACAATCCCTTTACGTTTACCACCTGGCTGGCTGGCGGCGGCGTTCGCGGCGGCACCACTTACGGGGCCAGTGACGAGTGGTCGTATAAAGCGGTCGACAATCCTACGTACTGCTACGACGTACACGCCACGATGCTGCACCTATTGGGCATCGACCATACCAAGCTGGTCTATCGCCACAATGGCATCGACCGCCGTTTGACGGACGTACATGGAAACGTGATCAGCGAGCTGCTGGCGTAGGGAACGGCGACGAAACGCTGAACGATGAGTGCGGAACGCTGAATGGTTGATATTTGAGCGTCAGCGCGTTGCCAGATTCTTGCGCGCGATTTCGTGAACCCGCAATCTCGTTAAGTTGCGGCGTCGTCCGATTCGTCCAGGCCATATTCCTTGAGCTTTTTGTGCAGCGTGTTGCGGTTGATTCCCAATCGCGCGGCGGCTTTGATTTGCACATTCTCGCAACTGGCCAGCACCTGGGCGATCAGTTCGCGCTCGACGCGGTTGACGACCTTGGTGTGCAGAGCGTCTTCCTGAGGGCCGGCCGTGGCCAGCGCCTGCTGCACCAATTCGAACGCCAATGTCTCGAGGTCGGGTTCCTTGAAACGCGTCGTGCGCGGTCGGCGTTGGCCGAGGACAGTGTCGGGCAGCAGCTCGGCCGTCAGCTCGTCGCCCGGCGCCATGACCACGGCCCGCTCGATATAGTTCTGCAGCTCGCGGACATTGCCGGGCCAGTGGTAATCTTGCAGCGCATCCATCGCTTTGCGATCGATGTGAACGACGTAGCGATCGTTTTCCTCGTTGTAAGCATTGAGGAAATGACCGATGAGTTCCGGAATATCCTCACGCCGTTCGCGCAGCGGAGGAAGATGGATCGGCACCACGTTCAGGCGATAGTAAAGATCTTCGCGAAAGCGGTCGGCTTCGACCTCTTCCAACAAATCGCGATTGCTAGCTGCGATGACGCGGGTGTCGACGCGGATCGTTTGCGTGTCTCCCACCCGCTCGAACTCGCGTTCTTGCAATACGCGCAGCAGCTTCACTTGTAATTTGGGCGTGGTGGAATTGATCTCGTCGAGAAACACGGTGCCGGTATGGGCCGCCTCGAAGCGACCGGTGCGATTATCGATGGCCCCTGTGAAGGAGCCCCGCACGTGACCGAACAGCTCGCTCTCTAGCAAGCTCTCGGAAAGTGCTCCGCAATTCACGCGCACGAAGGGACCGGTACCGCGCGGGCTGAGTAGATGGACAGCCTTGGCGATCAGCTCCTTGCCGGTGCCCGTTTCGCCCAACAATAGTACCGAGGCGTTGCTCTTGGCCACCTGGCGAGTGAGTCGATAGACCTTGTCCATTGCCGGCCCCGATCCGATGATTCCACGGATCGGCGGGCCCGATGCATTTGTCGCTTCGACAGGTCGGAAGGAACGGCTCATGAGGGGGTTTCCGCGGCATCCGCCGTGGGTAAACCTGGTGGCTGGGGTTTACGGTTACTGCGCAGGCCTGGGTTGCTCGAGCGCCAGCGAATCCGCCTGCGCTCGGGCCTCGATGGAATCCAGGATGCTGGCAAGCACCTGTTGCGTATCCTTACTTTGCGTCTCGCTGGCGTTGTAACGATCGTACTGCCCGAGAATCTCGTCGCTTTTCAACAATGTGCCCACGCGTGACACGCTATCGGCAAAGGCGTGAGCCGCTGCCTGCCGATCGGCAATGGGCGCCACCAGCCGGCTGGCCAGGTTGACCAGGGCGCGCTGGGCACGCGGCGTATCAAGCTTTGCCAAGGCTGCGATGGCCGGCGCGGTGAGGCCCGGCGCGTCGACACCGCTGATCACGGCCGCGTCGAGCTTGCGCAGATCGTAGACGCGTTGCCGCTCGGTGGCTAGGGTCGCGATCCACTCGAGCGCCTTGACGCCTTGCTGGCGGCGTTCGTCGCGGTCGACCTCGCTACGGCCGGCGGCGCGCAATAATCGCGCGACCTCGTACTGCGTGTGCGCCGCGTCGTGGGTCCGCGTCACGGCCACGCACAGCGGATAGCGGGCCGCTAACCGCTCGGCTTTCGGCTTCTCGTCAGCCAATGAGACCAGTGCCAAGGGGATACGCGCGGTGCGGCTATCAGCCCGCAATCGTTGAATGAGTTGACCGGACGTCGGCAGGCCGAGTGCTGTGTCAACTAAAATCAATTCGTAGTCGGCGCCGGTGCGGACGAGCCGAAATACGCCCGCGGCATCTGTCGCAGTGTCGGGCTCGTAACCCAATTGGGCGAGCAAGCCACCCAGGCGGCCCGCCTCGGCCCCTGTCGCCGCGGCAACCAAGGCCCGGGGCGCTCCGGACGAGCGGGCGAAAAACTCCAACGACTCGGCAACCTGACCTGCACCGGGGTAGGGATCGTGCGGAGCGAGTTGCATAATGGCCGACAGTGCGGCGTAGCGCAGGCTGCGATCCGGGTGAACCAGCGCCCGCACAAGCCCGCTGGCCTGTGGACTATGGGCGTAGAGCAAATACTTGTCGTGCGATGCGCCCAATTTCTGCGCGGCCACGGCGGCGGTGGCGGGCTGGTCATCCTCTAAGGCGAAGCTGAGTAGGTCCTGCCAATCGTCGATACTGACATGGGCGAACACATCCTGCGCCTTGGCGATGTGCGCCGCGGCACCGGGCTCGCGCCCTACATAGCCAATCGCCTGAGCGAGTGTCGACAAATACAACCGACGGATGGGCACACTATTTGGCAGCAGCAAATGCGCATCGGTTGCAAGAC
Above is a window of Pirellulales bacterium DNA encoding:
- a CDS encoding DUF1501 domain-containing protein; its protein translation is LGDGNASRAHGATSNSAINPLAARPAHFPAKAQNIIWLFMNGGPSQVDTWQYKPELEKHDGQELPGFDKNTGFFVEQVGPLMKSPFKFDRHGQSGTWVSEIFPNMAQHVDDMAFLHGCFTETNNHSPALFQVNTGFSRMGFPSVGAWVTYGLGSASQNLPAFVVMYDTLGRGLPKGYAQNWGAGFLPGIFQGTALNAQGAPIDNLARPSGISDAEQQNQLALLNRLNRRQLEQHPGEAEFAARIESFELAYRMQMAAPEALNVDGEPESIKKLYGLENPKCTHFSRQCLIARRMIERGVRFVQIYSGGTENEKSWDGHTNIADNHRQFAGETDVPIAGLLSDLKQRGLLDSTLIVWNGEFGRLPIVQKGGTGRDHNPHAFTTWMTGGGVKGGVHHGDTDDFGHKAVSGRVSINDLHATMLHLMGIDHTRLTYHFNGRDFRLTDVAGEVVREILA
- a CDS encoding DUF1501 domain-containing protein, coding for MRRAPHPNCASQQRSLPDDGGGPPECLRRAFLWNLGGGLGGIALAHLLGREGLLAAEPSSPMDPVPRQLALHGGLHHPARAKRMVQLFMSGAASQCDTFDYKPELIRRNGQPFDPGEKVELFQSDPGQCMQSPWAWRRYGQCGKWISDLVPHLGGCVDEMAFIHSMVSKSNVHGPATFMQNSGFVLPGFPAMGAWMSYGLGSMSADLPTFVVLPDSRGFAPNGPGNWTAGFLPAAHQGTMIRPGAVNPIADLFPPATAKFIRPESEAAGLELLARLNRAHEASRQGDSQLDARIRSYELAARLQTSAPEVLNLADESARTLEQYGLNQPVTEDFGRNCLVARRLLERGVRFVQVWSGADNGFPRRNWDSHEDIARDHATMAASMDQPAAALIMDLKERGLLEDTIVMWTTEFGRMPCGQGTKGRDHNPFTFTTWLAGGGVRGGTTYGASDEWSYKAVDNPTYCYDVHATMLHLLGIDHTKLVYRHNGIDRRLTDVHGNVISELLA
- a CDS encoding sigma-54 dependent transcriptional regulator; amino-acid sequence: MSRSFRPVEATNASGPPIRGIIGSGPAMDKVYRLTRQVAKSNASVLLLGETGTGKELIAKAVHLLSPRGTGPFVRVNCGALSESLLESELFGHVRGSFTGAIDNRTGRFEAAHTGTVFLDEINSTTPKLQVKLLRVLQEREFERVGDTQTIRVDTRVIAASNRDLLEEVEADRFREDLYYRLNVVPIHLPPLRERREDIPELIGHFLNAYNEENDRYVVHIDRKAMDALQDYHWPGNVRELQNYIERAVVMAPGDELTAELLPDTVLGQRRPRTTRFKEPDLETLAFELVQQALATAGPQEDALHTKVVNRVERELIAQVLASCENVQIKAAARLGINRNTLHKKLKEYGLDESDDAAT